In a genomic window of Diabrotica undecimpunctata isolate CICGRU chromosome 2, icDiaUnde3, whole genome shotgun sequence:
- the LOC140433938 gene encoding ribonuclease H1-like: protein MHTNIDYAPPWTIQIPYCNIDLSTYTKDNTPSSLFFQYFYNIKNKYSSCQLVYTDASKTPEFKTVGSAIVTEDSVLKFPLPKDYSIYSAELFAISKAVQQTLNRPEDVTVIFTDSLNAIQGIQKIYQNHPILEQIKKDLVTLQNNHKQLYIVWIPSHVGIRGNEIADQMAKEACKMERSDNRTN, encoded by the coding sequence ATGCATACCAATATTGATTATGCTCCCCCTTGGACTATACAAATTCCATATTGTAACATAGATCTGTCAACTTATACTAAGGACAATACCCCTTCATCTCTTTTTTTCCAATActtctacaatattaaaaataaatattcatcctGTCAACTAGtttataccgatgcatcaaaaACACCCGAATTTAAAACAGTAGGATCCGCCATTGTCACAGAGGATTCTGTGCTCAAGTTTCCACTACCTAAGGACTACTCAATATATTCTGCTGAACTTTTTGCGATATCCAAGGCAGTACAACAAACTCTTAATCGACCTGAAGACGTGACAGTAATATTCACAGATTCCTTAAATGCAATTCAGGgaattcaaaaaatatatcagaaTCATCCGATTTTAGAACAGATTAAAAAAGACCTTGTGACTCTACAAAATAATCATAAACAACTATATATAGTGTGGATACCATCTCATGTGGGGATACGAGGAAATGAGATAGCTGATCAAATGGCCAAAGAAGCTTGTAAAATGGAGAGATCCGATAATAGAACTAACTAA